In the Desulfitobacterium hafniense DCB-2 genome, AAAACCACCAGCCTGAAGATCATATTGGGATTGAATTGCTTGCATTAGCTCTTATGAGTGAGAATGTGCAGGATGTACAGGAACGGAAGGAGCAAAAGACGAGGATTGGCCGGCAGGCCTCCTTTATAGATGAACACTTGCTTTCCTGGATTCCCGGCCTTGCCCAGGATGCGAAACAACATGGCAGCCTAGGCTACTATGGGGGATTGATCGAACTGATTTGGGGAATTCTCCTCTGGGATCGTGAACTCTTGCAGGAGTTTTTGACTCAGGACGAGGACTTAGCTGACATTTTAGTATAGGCATCTGAATTAATGGGGCATAGAGCGGAGCAATGGTTTCGCTCTATGCCCCGATCTCAAGTCATTCAAGGGATAATGTGTATTTTCACAACGGATCTCCCCGATATTTGGAGTTAGCAACATAGGCTATTGTTAAGAAAATAACGAATTAATGAGTCGAATAAAGATCAAAGTTGTTTTGTTAAAAAGGAGGTACTTAAATGACTGATGCAAAGGGTAGCAAAGGATTTAGCCGCCGCAGTTTCTTAAAGGGTTCAACAGCTTTGGGTTTAAGTATGGGGTTATTTGGCCTGACAGCATGTACGGACAAAAATTCAGGCAGCAAAAGTGTAATAGGTGTTCAGACCGGAGAAAAAACCTTCACCACTCATACCTGCCCCCGCAATTGCTATGATACCTGTTCTTTGATTGGGGAGAAGGTTGATGGGCGGATCGTCAGGATTGTCGGCGACCCTAAGAATCCCATAACCGCAGGGACGCCTTGTGTCAAGGGGCAAACCCACATCAATGTGCTTTACCATCCTGATCGTATTTTACATCCCCTTAAGCGTGTCGGTAAAAAAGGGGAAGGAAAATGGGAAAAGATTACCTGGGATGAAGCCTATGCTACGATCGTCCAAAAACTTAAGGAAGCCATCGACCAATACGGTTCAGAATCGATCATGCCCTATAATTTTTCGGGGACCATCGGGTTTGTTCATCAGCATGGTGTTCCCTGGCGGTTTTTCAATAAGATCGGAGCGACCAATATTACCAGAACGGTATGCAATACCGGTGGCAAGGCGGCGCTGCCCTACACTTATGGCGATTTCTCATCCATCGATCCGGAAACCTTTGCGAAAACAAAGTGTTATGTTACCTGGGGAACCAATGAATCCTATACCAATGTCCATTCTGTGAAATTCATTCAACAAGCGCGGGATAATGGGGCCAAACTCATTGTGGTTAATCCCCATCGCCATCCCCTGGCCTCACAAGCGGATTTATTTATTCAGCTTAAACCGGGAACCGATGCCGCCTTTGCCCTGGGCGTCCAACATATTATCATCAATGAGAACCTTTATGACAAGGACTTTGTCGAAAACTACACGATGGGCTTCGAGGAGCTTAAAAAACAAGTCCAGAACTATCCGCCCAGTAAGGTGGCTCAATTATGTGAAGTTACCGAAGAAGAAATAAGGGAATTTGTGAAGATGTATACCCAGGCTAAGCCCTCGATCATTAGAATGGGCTTTGGTTTTGAAAGACGGACCCATGGCGGGGGGATGGTCAGAGCTATTTCATTTCTCCCCGCCTTGATGGGAGTTGTCGGTGTCGAAGGTGGGGGATTCAGCTATGTTAACTACAATCACTATCCTTTTGACAACAGTTATACGAAACGACCGGATTTAGCCCCCCGCAAGATGCGGACCATTAATATGAATGAATTAGGCAAGGCGATTGCCGGAGAGCTTCCCACCACGAAGGAGAATCCGGTGAAAGTATTGATCTGCTTCGGCGGCAATCCGATTCCTTCGGCTCCCAATGTGAACTTGATCAAGAAAGGATTGGCGAGAGAAGATTTATTCACAGTGGTTCACGAAGTATTTATGACGGATACGGCGGACTATGCCGATATTATCCTCCCCGCTGCTCATTTTATTGAATTTGAAGATGTCATTGCCGATTAT is a window encoding:
- a CDS encoding molybdopterin-dependent oxidoreductase, coding for MTDAKGSKGFSRRSFLKGSTALGLSMGLFGLTACTDKNSGSKSVIGVQTGEKTFTTHTCPRNCYDTCSLIGEKVDGRIVRIVGDPKNPITAGTPCVKGQTHINVLYHPDRILHPLKRVGKKGEGKWEKITWDEAYATIVQKLKEAIDQYGSESIMPYNFSGTIGFVHQHGVPWRFFNKIGATNITRTVCNTGGKAALPYTYGDFSSIDPETFAKTKCYVTWGTNESYTNVHSVKFIQQARDNGAKLIVVNPHRHPLASQADLFIQLKPGTDAAFALGVQHIIINENLYDKDFVENYTMGFEELKKQVQNYPPSKVAQLCEVTEEEIREFVKMYTQAKPSIIRMGFGFERRTHGGGMVRAISFLPALMGVVGVEGGGFSYVNYNHYPFDNSYTKRPDLAPRKMRTINMNELGKAIAGELPTTKENPVKVLICFGGNPIPSAPNVNLIKKGLAREDLFTVVHEVFMTDTADYADIILPAAHFIEFEDVIADYLGWYVRYSEQGLEPMGESKSNVQLFNELAKQMGFTDECFNETSTDIIKKGILNKPIFKDITYENLRRNHWIKVDFGNVFSDHKFNTPSGKIEFYSENITKAGLHPVAEYLPEEESQDGSPDLFAKYTINLLTPASPQLLSSQWHNVPYIQENLGEPFVTINAKDAEDRGIKDGDYCLIQNDRGQVKLKAKVSNSAVKAGVAVSFKSYWNKYTDGNTINSLAPDAIGDLDGISTYNTNLVQITKA